The DNA sequence CCCGAAATTGCTCACTTGAAACGTGGGTTGCTTCACACAAAAGGTGCTCTGTCCTGACTTGTTTCACACAACTCAGAAACCCAAATAAAGTGCACACCAGCTTTATACCACGAGCCTAATTATAATCAAATGTGAAAGGGCATAGTGCGCTCTGATGACATTTATGAGGTCAAAAAAGGACTTGAGGCATCATCAATTTCTTATCAGCACAAAACCTTATGGTTGTAAAATATCTTGCACGTCAGCGTTGTGGCAAGGAGCCACTTTGGTCAGTCACTGTGACAGACACACATTTGTCAAGTTTTGGATTGCTCAAACAGAAAGGCAAGCCCAAGCTTGCATTTCACAATCCGAAATATCTGAATATCAGCttggatttatttttgttcCTCTGTTCTGGACATATTTACTGAGCCCAAGACACAAGAGGGGGGAAATGAGCAAGTGTGTGTATAAAATACAAATTTGTGGCCAGTATTGACTAATTtaccaatctaaaaaaaaaaatcactgctcaAAACTGTTGTAATgcttttttaataataaaaaaaaaaagcattttctaAAGCCTACAATTACTGTGCAATGAACGCTTTAGTTCAGTGGGTCTCCTTTTCCACCAGGGGGAAGTATAataaaggcggctcggtggcgcactgggtagcacgtccgcctcacagttaggagggtgcgggttcgattccacctccggccctccctgtgcggagtttgcatgttctccccgagcccgcgtgggttttctccgggcactccggtttcctcccacatcccaaaaacatgcttggtaggccgattgatcactccaaattgtccctaggtgtgagtgcgagtgcgaatggttgtttgtctctgtgtgccctgcgattggctggcaaccggttcagggtgtcccccgcctactgcccgatgacggctgggataggctccagcacgcccgcgacccccgtggggactaagcggttcagaaaatggatggatggatggaagtataATAAAGACGTATGGCGCTGGTCAAGCGAGTGTAACGAGGCACAATTTGTGTTAGAATGAGCTGTACAACCACGAACAAGTATGTGAATGAAAGAGAGGAAAAAATACGAATGCTTTTAATACTTTTGAGTGGTATTAGATACATGGACCCTGTATAGTAGATGTATGTGTATTGGTTTCAAGAGGACAAATAAATATTAGAATTTAACAGGTCTTATCAGGAGGTGCAGTATATAAGTGGCCAGTGCTTATGTCCTGAAAGTCCTTAACTGGTCACTCATCAGTCCCGCAAAGGATCTGCCGAATGATCCCACTATGACTCAGTCAAGGctcattgattgcttatggggcTAATTAATTGCTGCATGTTTAATTGGACAGTAAACCTGAAGCAGCCTGACGGCTCTTTTTTGCTTTTAGGAAAGATAATACTGGAAAGTGCTTTTTTGCTTGTTATGAAGTTTGCTGCATCCATCTGGTGCataactccatttttttttctccatgttaAAACAGAAACAAGAACGGTTATAATATTTGGAGATGCTGGGGTATTACATTGTGGCCACAAACAGTTACTACACAGACAGAGGTAATATTTTCTTCAAGGCTTAAATCGAAGAATTCTTATCATAAAAGTAATGCTGCACTGAGAAAAAGATATGAATGTGCATTTGGGGCCAGGTGCTGTCCTCACTGTCTTTCGAGCGACCATGACCTCCAGGTCCTTGACCCACGTGTACATCAGGAAGTTGACATCCTTCCGAGCGTTCCTGCGGCGGCATGGTGGCATTTTCACACGCCCAGCTGGAATGACTGGAACTTCAcgtggtgttaaaaaaaaaaagaaaaaaaaaagccaagttaGGGATCATCACCTTTAGAGAAATATTGTCTTAGACATTATGAATGACATTTCAAGTAATTAGTTTATTATtaatttgtatttcatttgaatttctACAAACCATGGCTATAAAATGAGGCTGCAAAATTGTGAAAATCAAGCTTTTAGGCGCTGTGGCCATGTCCAATGCCCTAACCCTGACCTTAACCCTAAAACCACACCCTGCTCAAGTGTCAATCAAAGCCCACTGTTAGGACCTTGAAAAATGGATGCTACTTCCTATAGCGATCTGTCTTGGAATGTTCCAGGATACGACAATAAGGTGTTATAAAGTGACCACGTCAGCCCTCAAAGCCCCTGTACACACGCTGATGTCATGTCTGGACAGCGTCAACATGAATATTTTCACGTGGCTTTTTAGTGCCATTCACACAGGGCTtgttttttctacatttttgtCTGATGAGGGACTTGAAATGTCTAGTCACTGGGCTCAGAGAGGATGTTGATCAGagaaaaaaatgttgttttaagAGGAAACTATTTGACATGGCGGGTGTTAAAAGAGACCGATTTGGAGAGTCCAGTCAATGACCTCTTGTGGGCTTGTTGATGCAGCGATGACCATCGTCTCCTCAATCCTGCCTGGAATCATGAGTCACTGCGACATCATTAATGGAATTCATGTGCATTTCAAACTCGGGAGAAAAAGAACAGCTGTGGGACCGTTCCGTTGGCCACAATAACACTCAATCTCCTCCCACCTCAATTAAAAAGCGATTTCTTCAAGTGGAACATTGTAATGTAAAacacagagtctgtttcccgtcCATTTGAGTGAAAGCACGGTTTGCATTACAACAAAAATTCACCTAACAAAAATGTGGCAAAAAAATTGATACAATAGCCAGAGATGGAGGACTCAAGTCGtctgacttgacttgagtcaGACTTGAGTTGCCATTTTTTATGTGTACTTTAATGTGTGAGCAAACCAGAACTAGACCTAATGCATTGTCCTTCGGTGGTGTCTTGCATAGCGCTACCATTTGATGTTGCCTTTCCACTGCAAAGGAAACCAGTGAGCTAATACTGGCCAGATGTTGTAAAGCAGGGAAGGACCACCACTATAACCAAGATGCAACTCCAGAACCACTGCTTTgccggaatattattttattttgcaccgaaggaggatagaccCATTTTTTGCTATTTAGTTGCATCTGTGTGGCTATTTTGGGAATATCAgttacatttgacataatttggatgggtaaatgattctcaaaattagctggaaaataaatcaaatctaaataatgaatccattttatttttaaaattgttacagttattttccatttccaatttcacgGACCACTTGCAATACCCCTAAGGACCAGTAAAGGGCCGCGGACCAGTGGTTGACaaagtttgctggcgccatctcGCTGTTGGGGTTTAAAATGCAGACGTAtcctgatttattttttcttgaagaaaagaaaaattcgGGCAAACAACGACTTGTATCAAAGTATAGTATACTTTTTTGACATGATTTTTGTGGGGAAGTGTTCTGTGAGATTTTCCTGGTATAGAATATGTGCTTTGAATCTGCAAATGCCAGGAAAGACTGGTCAACATTGGCAACCGTACTTGCCAGAAAGCTGCAAAGCCTATTGCAGTAAATGCTGTAAATGTTGTCCAGGTGGGCTGGCATAACAAAAGAAGCATTTTTGAAAAATGCTGTCATCTCAAACTAGCTGAAGGTTAGGACCTGTGCCAGGTCTGGAGGATCCCTGTGGAAAAGCATCAGCGGGCGCCAAAACGTCACGCAAAGCTCACAGTCTCCGAGCCACTCTACGTCCGCCCCGTGTGTCAGACATTGTCTATTAATTGAGTCTGTTTGCTTGGCACCGTCTGGAAACCACAAACTGACGAATCAGAATATTGGAAGGTCTCAAATGTTGGGAGGTGCACAAAATGTACTTTTCAGAGTCAACATGGTGCTGGAATGTTACTGGCAAAAGGTCAAGAGGCACCAAAACACCAAGTCCAGACACACAAACTGAGTATTTATGTTCCAAACTGCATCCGGTGGAATAAGTCCCATGTCACACACAGAAAAAGTTCATAATGATGCTAAAAAAGGTTTTATTTTGGAGAAATGCTGTCAGAATTACACAGACAACACAGCGTGGTCTTGAATAAGCGAGTTTGTCCATAGATGGTCGACAAAGTGTTGACATTTACAATTCAATGCATGTAGCCACTATTGTTTATGGAAGTGgccagggaagaaaaataaCAGTTTCTGAAGAATGCAACCACTGTGGTAACACCAGACTGGCTTCccacctggagcccacctgcccaATACCCCTCACTCAGTCTATTTATAAGTCTTATTGTCACTGCCCACCCAGAGAATCTTATTTCGCCACCTTTTGACTTGACTGCATTTGTGAACATTGTACACGTTGTGTATATTCAAGCGATGGATGATGTGGGTGGTCGAGTCAGTGTTTAACGTGAACTCATTCTTTTCTTTTAATCGACCTTTAGGTGTTGACATGAAAAATTGGAAATGGTTTACATTCCTTGACAAGTGACCTACTTGCCTAAATTCCCCTCTTTTGTCCTATGTTCATTCATCCTATCAATTTTTAAATACAATtctattgtgtgtgtttttttttaaataaacacttCTCAAAAGTCAGTATATAATCTCcgtgaaaaatatatattactgATATTACTGCCGTACTGAGAAGTCAAGAGAAGAGCTGAGTATGACATATGTTACATACAGTATAATATTATAGAGTTCTGTTTTTATcagtctgaattttttttttgcttaatacTTGTGTCTCCCATGTGGCTGGTTTCCTTTTCTTCTGTGGGACAAGATGACAGCAGTCGCCAGCAGCCTCGTCGTGGAAAGCAGGCGGAAGACACGTGGATCCGATCTCGGTCACGTCTGGATAACTTGAGGAATGGAATAGTGGAAACGTGTGTAAAAACATCGACGTTCTGAACTCCCCCGCCAATTAGACTGGAATCGTCACCGTACCCGTGTCTCCCCTCGTTTCATAAGCTGGAACATCACACAGCTGGAAAGAGAGGGAGGGCACTCTGGTGGAGAAGGAATGTGAAACATTTCTGATGTTGCTCCAGTGGCTGTTTACACGGTAGTCATCGCGGCAGCGTGACATCAGAGTGCTGACGTTATAAATGTCAGCAGCAGGCCAGAGGCGGGTGAAACGGACACAGCCCGGAGACAGACGCAGACCCGAGACGGACGCAGACTCTCTCTCATCCTCATGGACCGACTACTGTGTAATTGTGTGCTGCTGCTTGCTGTGGCCTCGCaggtgagcctttttttttgtttgtttaaaaaaatatatatatatttttagtcaAGCCACTATGAGAGGAGAGGACGCAATGTTGATGAAGCCTGTCAGCCCCTTTAgcatttttctgtatttttcagTATTTGGTTTTTCATGTCGACATGTGACACTGGCCCACTTGATGACTCTCCATGAAGTGATGTAACATAAATGATGCAATTTACCTCATGATGGGCGGAGCTAAACATATTCCTGAATTGCTGTTGCAGAATAATaaccaaaaaataataataaagaaaaaagttTGGCACCAAACAATTGGGCCACAAAATGTCAATTGGGGAATTCTCGTGATCAACTGATATTGACCTTGTACTGCAGGGAAACCAATGAGAGCAGATGTGAAGGTTGCTGCCGCCATCTAGCAGTTCGGGTCTAAAGTGCACTTGTGACTCAAATTTTGCTCTTATCTCAGAACGAAAAAATAGGACAGGTGGCGGCTCGTATCTTGAAAAAACCCATAAGTCCGTGCGCTCAAGGTGCCATTGTATTCAATTGAAGTAGAGATTTTCAAAAATTCTATTTCTAGTTTTAGTTAATTCCCAACAGGTTTTGAAGAAGGTGAAGCAGTGGAGACAATTTGATATCTGTTttgatatatataattttttaatgATCAGAAGCCTTTGTGTCCTGCAGGTGTTGTGTCAGCTGTGTAACAGGCCGTGCCTCTGCCCCCGATCAGCCCCCAAGTGTCCCCCCGGAGTCCCACTCGTGGCAGACGGCTGCCGGTGCTGCATGGTGTGCGCGCGGCAGCGGGGACAGCCGTGCACGGAGAAGTTCCCGTGCGACAGCCGGCAGGGGCTGACGTGCGACTACAGTGCCAGCTTCCCCGGGGGCCCTGGGGAGTGCGTCGGTGAGTCGCTCCCTATGAACACTCCTGGAGTCAGAGCTCCTGATGTCATCAACAAACAAATGTTTATGTGTGACATTTAACACTTTTGCTAAAAAACTTTCCAACCAATTGTGCTTTCTAGCTCGGGAAGATCTGACCTGCGAAGTCAACGGCATCAGTTACCAGGACGGCCAATCCTTTCAGCCCTCGTGCGACGTCCACTGCCACTGCAGGGGCGGCGGGGTCAGCTGCGTGCCTGCTTGTCCGCTGAATATCCGCCCCCCCACTGCGGACTGTCCTCACCCGCAACACGTCCGGCTACCGGGGAAGTGCTGCAAGGAGTGGCTGTGCGAAAACCTGGATAACTCTGTGCTTCAAGATGCCATCACAGGTAATTATAGTCATCATTCTTAAAATTGCCCTTGcagattgtattttgttttgttgggcTCGGATCAGATGACATCGGGATTCTTCAGAGCTTGCTGATGATCTGATCATTTGGATCTGATGTGTTTGAGATGAATAAAACAGGAAGAACTCCAAGACCGGAGTTAGACATTAACCCATTGTCACTCACCCAACAGAATAAAAGCATCATTGCTTTCACACTAATTAAGTACATTTGTGAGTAAATTGAAAAAAGGAGCGCCATTATTTCAGTTCACTTTTTGCGTTTTATTTGGTGTTGTACCAGGAAAGTTTTTATATATACTAAAATGAATGTTTCAGTTCAGTAAAGGTTGGAAAACACTGCAATGGTGGACACTGTTAAGAATTTGACATCATGGAGTCATATTTAATCAAATTTAGATGATTCATCTTCGACTCATGGCAAAAATAAGGAGGTGTAATTTTTGACCTCACCTTCCAAGAGCTCATGCAGCTCAACTATTTCATGCTGGTGACTCACTTAATCTCTGGTTGGTTAGTCTTCATACTGGTGACTCAGTCTCTGGCTTGTTTTAGGGGATTGgccttttttaataacaaagagTTAGAATGGGTTGAGTTAGGATAGTTTCTGCCAAAACAAACACGCATGCAGATATCGTGGAGCAAAGCAAATATTCAAGACGGAAATGTTCTCCTACTTGCACTTAGTAACAGTCAGACATTGTTTGgggtttcaaatatttttatagtGGCTTCATTTTCCTTCTCTGTGGCGCTCTctatctttctcacacacaaaaGAATAACATCCACTAGTGTTTAATTTCTACACAGCTTCTTGTTGCTATGAAGCGCTATTAAAAGAACTATTTGCGCCTTCCTCCCCGATGAATTGTGGCTTGCTATGGCCAGACGCAGCCTTGTTAAAAACGTGCAGACATGACCAGTCGTCATATGGACGAGCAATTACGGAGCCACCATGGAGGACGTTGCAAATATTTGGAGAGAAATGACAACATGCAGCATGGGAAATATGTTTGGAATTAAGTCGGATCAAGTTTTACAGACTACCTCCACACGCCGGAAAATAAGCTCATTTATTTTCCATGCAGTGTTACATAAGTCAAATTCTTCCAACCTGTTTGTTAAATACTATGAAGTTGCCAATGCCACAAGATACAGATTTTTGTGCCTTTTGTTTCTGATTTTCCCAACAGCTATGAGCGCAGACACTCCGCAGCCACCGGTCCCGGTGCCGGTCTCCTCCATGTGCAAGGAGCGGAGCACCCAGTGGAGTCCGTGTTCCCAGAGCTGCGGGATGGGCATCTCCACGCGGGTTTCCAACCACAATCCAGCGTGTAAGCTCCAAATTGAGACTCGCTTATGTAAAGTGCGACCCTGCCATGCGCATCTGACCATGCCAAGCGGACCCACGGTGAGTCCAAACAATGAATCCAGTATATACCGAAACAATGCAAAACAATAATGCCTCCTGgtctaaaaatatatttgatttttttttatgctggacTAACCAGCTGGGGCAGCAGGGCAAGTGCACGGTCAGCTACACGGCACCCGGACCCATTCGGCTGGTCCATCAAGGCTGCAGCAGCACACGCACCTTCCGACCGCGGTACTGCGGCACTTGCACCGACTCCCGCTGCTGCATGCCATCGCAGACATCTACCGTCGACGTGACCTTTCGCTGCCCTGCCGGCAACCTGCGACGGCGACCGGTCATGGTGATCCACTCATGCAACTGCCACAGCGACTGCCCCTACTCGCCATTCACCAACCCGGCTCTTCGAGGATACAGACCCTAACTGGTCGCCATGGTAACGCCACGCAAGAAGCTGGCGGGTTGAGACGTTGCTATGCCTTGAAAGAAACAATGACTATTttgtagctaaaaaaaaatctttgtttcTGCACGCATCATGGTGTGCTCTGCGAACT is a window from the Syngnathus scovelli strain Florida chromosome 2, RoL_Ssco_1.2, whole genome shotgun sequence genome containing:
- the ccn5 gene encoding CCN family member 5 — translated: MDRLLCNCVLLLAVASQVLCQLCNRPCLCPRSAPKCPPGVPLVADGCRCCMVCARQRGQPCTEKFPCDSRQGLTCDYSASFPGGPGECVAREDLTCEVNGISYQDGQSFQPSCDVHCHCRGGGVSCVPACPLNIRPPTADCPHPQHVRLPGKCCKEWLCENLDNSVLQDAITAMSADTPQPPVPVPVSSMCKERSTQWSPCSQSCGMGISTRVSNHNPACKLQIETRLCKVRPCHAHLTMPSGPTLGQQGKCTVSYTAPGPIRLVHQGCSSTRTFRPRYCGTCTDSRCCMPSQTSTVDVTFRCPAGNLRRRPVMVIHSCNCHSDCPYSPFTNPALRGYRP